From the genome of Pelobacter propionicus DSM 2379, one region includes:
- a CDS encoding TIGR03016 family PEP-CTERM system-associated outer membrane protein, whose protein sequence is MKNGVAQTLRVGGVLGAWVMVAGACQPVRAAEMELVPSLSVSEEYNDNVYETATNKRSDYITRVRPGATLRYLAPRLQGDVSYYFEYLKYARNSEGDEYNHDASLRGTVTLVENFLFLDLRDTYRRTTLDVTRSRETESSLFLNQTDENNATISPYMLWRLGEKGTLKTGYRYTDVRYWGEGIDRREHGAFADFSYELTSKLSLTAGYGFTRLLSDDTDYDKHDAYGGFRYQYADNSFVYGQVGNTWQLFSGGDSTDYIFWNAGITHDFSLFTATFETRVENSSDPQNGSFGTASSSSSVDPLSVSTKQTSYMGRIDKKFERGSMGFSTTYTEYDDTQDSGSSRDKLALRLFGAYEIYEKLNLGLSVTGEHTDYDSDYNQLDSEYDEDYPYRLIGSVRLNYAFKDDLSLGLTYSYDTQLRDLDSTSDSIDVNRVILEVRKTF, encoded by the coding sequence ATGAAAAACGGTGTGGCTCAAACCCTGAGGGTTGGCGGAGTCCTTGGTGCCTGGGTGATGGTTGCGGGCGCCTGCCAGCCTGTCCGTGCTGCGGAGATGGAACTGGTGCCGTCCCTGTCCGTCAGCGAGGAATACAACGACAATGTGTATGAAACCGCCACTAACAAACGCTCGGACTACATTACCCGCGTCCGGCCCGGCGCGACGCTGCGCTATCTCGCCCCGCGGCTGCAAGGCGATGTCTCCTATTACTTCGAGTATCTCAAGTACGCCCGCAACAGCGAGGGGGACGAGTACAACCACGACGCCAGCCTGCGGGGCACGGTTACCCTGGTCGAGAACTTCCTCTTCCTCGACCTGCGGGACACCTACCGCAGAACCACCCTGGATGTCACCCGCAGCAGGGAAACCGAGAGCAGCCTGTTTCTCAACCAGACCGACGAAAACAATGCCACCATCTCCCCCTACATGCTCTGGCGCCTGGGTGAGAAGGGTACCCTCAAGACCGGCTACCGTTACACCGATGTGCGCTACTGGGGCGAGGGGATCGACAGGCGCGAGCACGGCGCGTTCGCCGATTTCAGCTATGAACTGACCTCCAAACTCAGCCTCACGGCCGGGTACGGCTTCACCCGCCTGTTGTCCGACGACACCGACTACGACAAGCACGACGCCTACGGCGGCTTCCGGTATCAGTACGCCGACAACTCCTTTGTCTACGGCCAGGTGGGCAACACCTGGCAGCTGTTCTCCGGTGGGGACTCCACGGACTACATCTTCTGGAACGCGGGCATAACCCACGACTTCTCCCTGTTCACGGCGACCTTTGAGACGCGGGTGGAGAATTCCTCCGATCCCCAGAACGGTTCGTTCGGCACGGCAAGCTCCTCCTCATCGGTCGACCCCTTGAGCGTCTCCACCAAGCAGACCAGTTACATGGGCCGTATCGACAAGAAATTCGAGCGCGGTTCCATGGGTTTTTCCACCACCTATACGGAGTACGATGACACCCAGGACAGCGGCTCTTCCCGCGACAAGCTTGCCCTCAGGCTTTTTGGAGCCTACGAGATCTACGAAAAACTGAATCTCGGCCTGTCCGTGACCGGGGAGCATACCGACTATGATTCCGATTACAATCAGCTGGACTCGGAGTACGACGAAGATTACCCCTATCGCCTCATCGGATCGGTCAGACTGAACTATGCCTTCAAGGACGACTTGTCACTGGGCCTGACCTACAGCTACGACACGCAACTCCGCGACCTGGACTCCACCTCGGACTCCATCGACGTCAACAGGGTGATCCTTGAGGTGCGGAAAACATTTTGA
- a CDS encoding XrtA/PEP-CTERM system-associated ATPase, translated as MYESYFNLRAKPFDLLPDPRFIFLSTSHKKALTYLDYGIRERSGFILLTGEVGSGKTTLIRDLLAKHYERAVLSKVFNTRVTSEQLVAMINDDFGLATQGKDKVTLIHDLNGFLVEQYALGNQPILIIDEAQNLAPDLLEEVRMLSNLEASDSKLLQIILVGQPELRATLSSPELRQLRQRININCHLQALNRAEVEQYILHRLDVAGNGAAVGFSPEALDAVYRYSRGIPRLINIICDFLMLSAFADETNRISLDMVQDVVGDLDFDNYYWSGSVVRDERTPAATDAAAAPPLPVSDELLGMVSEISRRMESLENSIAAPLQAALKEQSDRLTSLQTGIASHVTQTNAQIQDLNRKIEQLRPPTSAERLVPGETAKVGFVRRVFGGGSFSK; from the coding sequence ATGTATGAATCGTATTTCAACCTGCGCGCCAAACCCTTTGACCTGCTCCCGGATCCCCGGTTCATCTTCCTCAGCACGTCCCACAAAAAGGCGCTGACCTATCTGGATTACGGCATCAGGGAACGCTCCGGCTTCATCCTGCTCACCGGCGAGGTGGGTTCGGGCAAGACCACCCTGATCAGGGATCTGCTGGCCAAGCATTACGAGCGCGCCGTGCTCTCCAAGGTCTTCAACACCCGGGTTACCTCGGAGCAGCTGGTGGCGATGATCAACGACGACTTCGGTCTTGCCACCCAGGGGAAGGACAAGGTAACCCTGATCCATGACCTGAACGGTTTCCTGGTGGAGCAGTACGCCCTCGGCAACCAGCCGATCCTGATCATCGACGAGGCCCAGAACCTGGCGCCGGACCTGCTGGAGGAGGTGCGCATGCTCTCCAACCTGGAGGCATCGGACAGCAAGCTCCTGCAGATCATTCTGGTCGGCCAGCCCGAGCTGCGCGCAACACTCTCCTCCCCGGAGCTGCGTCAGCTGCGTCAGCGCATCAACATCAACTGCCACCTGCAGGCCTTGAACCGGGCTGAGGTGGAGCAGTACATACTGCATCGTCTGGATGTGGCCGGCAACGGGGCGGCGGTCGGCTTCTCCCCCGAAGCGCTGGACGCGGTGTACCGGTACAGCAGGGGGATTCCCCGCCTGATCAACATCATCTGCGATTTCCTGATGCTTTCCGCCTTTGCCGACGAGACCAACCGCATCTCCCTGGACATGGTGCAGGATGTGGTGGGGGACCTTGACTTCGATAACTACTACTGGTCCGGCAGCGTTGTCAGGGATGAACGGACTCCGGCTGCAACGGATGCCGCTGCCGCGCCCCCGCTCCCGGTATCCGACGAGCTTCTCGGCATGGTTTCCGAGATCTCGCGCAGGATGGAATCCCTGGAGAATTCCATAGCGGCTCCCCTGCAGGCCGCCCTCAAGGAGCAGAGCGACCGGCTGACCTCCCTGCAGACAGGCATAGCATCCCATGTGACGCAGACCAATGCGCAGATCCAGGATCTGAACAGGAAAATCGAGCAGCTGCGTCCCCCAACGTCCGCGGAACGGCTTGTTCCGGGAGAGACGGCGAAAGTCGGTTTCGTTCGCCGGGTCTTTGGCGGCGGTTCCTTCTCAAAATGA
- a CDS encoding XrtA-associated tyrosine autokinase has product MSRIEKAMERAAQVRNSAGVMRQPQETAARSGMVHTAPLPDMVVNKVMSDDPLLVSLNDPASPVAEEYRKLKAILVKMTSVHPFKNVLMVTSAIPNEGKSLTSLNLAISLAQEYDHTVLLLDADLRRPSLHRYLNIERNVGLADCLTRGVDLGEAIIPTGIGKLSVVTAGCAVSNPAELLSSARMKTFVEEIKHRYTDRYIIFDTPPLLPFAETRSLAHLVDGVVFVVKEQTATKDNVSDAIEALKGADLLGIVYNDTTITQNVERYYSYRSYAAVSPGESA; this is encoded by the coding sequence ATGAGCAGAATTGAAAAGGCAATGGAACGGGCCGCGCAGGTGCGCAACAGTGCCGGTGTTATGCGGCAGCCCCAGGAAACGGCGGCGCGGAGCGGCATGGTCCACACCGCTCCCCTGCCCGACATGGTGGTCAACAAGGTGATGTCGGACGACCCGCTGCTGGTTTCCCTGAACGATCCCGCCTCGCCCGTGGCGGAAGAGTATCGCAAGCTGAAGGCCATTCTGGTGAAGATGACCAGTGTCCACCCCTTCAAGAACGTGCTGATGGTGACCAGCGCTATCCCCAATGAGGGTAAGAGCCTCACCTCACTGAACCTTGCCATCAGCCTGGCCCAGGAATACGACCACACGGTGCTGCTCCTGGATGCCGACCTGCGGCGCCCCAGTCTTCACCGTTACCTGAACATCGAGCGCAACGTCGGTTTGGCCGATTGTCTCACCAGGGGGGTTGACCTGGGGGAGGCGATCATTCCCACCGGGATCGGCAAGCTGTCGGTGGTAACGGCCGGTTGTGCCGTATCCAATCCGGCGGAGCTGTTGTCCTCCGCTAGGATGAAGACCTTTGTCGAAGAGATCAAGCACCGCTATACCGACCGCTACATTATTTTCGACACTCCTCCCCTGCTTCCCTTTGCCGAGACCCGCTCCCTGGCGCATCTGGTGGATGGCGTCGTGTTCGTGGTCAAGGAACAGACGGCGACCAAGGACAATGTCAGTGATGCCATCGAGGCGCTCAAAGGCGCTGACCTTTTGGGGATCGTCTACAACGACACCACCATTACCCAGAACGTCGAGCGCTACTATTCCTATCGCAGCTACGCTGCGGTCAGCCCTGGCGAGAGCGCCTGA